The following proteins are encoded in a genomic region of Eriocheir sinensis breed Jianghai 21 chromosome 55, ASM2467909v1, whole genome shotgun sequence:
- the LOC126983878 gene encoding uncharacterized protein LOC126983878 has product MALLASLCAYILLAAATIVGVSHGECKVPFIMRGTWFSFEKGSNTLTEIDDTSMSRHGSCVAMKVYRSDYKALLFKNNECYYCVRFHIRTVNVMQKSSTGCNTYTPPHYKPSLDEACAELDKNQVLVTMFNENYKPKNCRSAIEGVWQFAYQNRFFFTGECNHPDAKIHSCQEPGNQFLIANQKFNLTFKKCEGIKESFDGTKEFSCLGDWFIGKNHFFAAANTKESRKDEKYRCFVRNRDDDVYMGHSITPECSVLKTPENSPFRFRMTPVKQETVTPGCLLPKNFSGEWMNTAHTEADVFINQTHIIETTYPDEGRYRRTIYVCRESRDNRYMMARLNIDGCQKDYVCFEFVPRHHNIIRFRKGLEMIREDFSTVCSYIQFKSGRDWNYNLMLAKDPVAVKCPVAGKFNFTQKGELPFETRILGGVTKSPWDDIYCRENISDLSVCDEDQKEMWIDAHYCITVDAYGRHKDIYTDPDYKLKCIGYWKENLKSYLITYDELDPFSKYRCWVYQRADLNRVLMSQSVGPFCNLAQTVLSPDNGAAVILNMVEYEREHDRCPMNFDDGSYPWKEPGSNLHIFEFQPTGVATLTTTLSGMLLFLLLSFHLIHLS; this is encoded by the exons ATGGCGTTGCTTGCCAGCTTGTGTGCTTATATCCTGCTGGCGGCGGCTACGATAGTGGGAG TGAGCCATGGGGAGTGCAAGGTTCCATTCATAATGCGAGGGACATGGTTCAGCTTCGAGAAGGGCAGCAACACCCTCACAGAGATTGATGACACCTCCATGAGCAGGCATGGCTCTTGTGTCGCCATGAAAGTGTACCGTAGTGACTACAAGGCGCTGCTCTTCAAGAACAATGAATGTTACTACTGTGTGCGGTTTCACATCAGGACCGTCAACGTCATGCAAAAAAGTTCAA CTGGATGCAACACTTATACTCCTCCACATTACAAGCCATCCCTGGACGAGGCTTGCGCAGAGCTTGACAAAAACCAGGTCCTCGTCACAATGTTCAACGAGAACTATAAACCCAAGAACTGCCGCTCTGCCATTGAGGGCGTGTGGCAGTTTGCTTACCAGAACAGATTCTT CTTTACAGGTGAGTGTAACCACCCTGATGCCAAGATCCACTCATGCCAGGAGCCTGGCAACCAGTTCCTCATCGCTAATCAGAAGTTTAACCTGACCTTCAAAAAGTGTGAGGGCATCAAGGAGTCCTTTGATGGAA CTAAAGAGTTTTCCTGTCTGGGCGACTGGTTTATTGGAAAGAACCATTTCTTTGCTGCGGCAAACACCAAGGAGTcaaggaaggatgagaagtaCCGCTGCTTTGTGCGTAACCGTGATGATGACGTCTACATGGGCCACTCCATCACACCAGAGTGTTCTGTGCTCAAGACTCCTGAGAACAGCCCCTTCAGGTTCCGTATGACTCCAG TAAAGCAGGAGACAGTCACACCCGGGTGTCTGCTGCCCAAGAACTTCAGTGGAGAGTGGATGAACACAGCCCACACAGAGGCAGACGTGTTTATCAACCAGACCCACATCATAGAGACCACGTATCCAGATGAGGGGCGCTATCGGAGGACTATCTATGTGTGCCGAGAATCAAGGGACAACCGCTACATGATGGCCAGGCTCAACATTGATGGATG TCAGAAGGACTACGTGTGTTTTGAGTTTGTGCCACGCCACCACAACATCATCAGGTTCAGGAAGGGTCTGGAGATGATTCGGGAAGATTTCTCTACTGTCTGTTCCTACATCCAGTTTAAGAGTGGACGAGACTGGAACTACAACCTCATGTTGG CCAAGGACCCTGTGGCTGTGAAGTGCCCTGTTGCTGGCAAGTTCAACTTTACACAGAAAGGGGAGCTTCCGTTCGAGACCCGAATCCTGGGAGGTGTTACCAAGTCTCCCTGGGATGACATCTACTGCAGGGAAAACATCTCTGACCTCTCAGTGTGTGACGAGGATCAAAAAGAGATGTGGATAGATGCCCACTACTGCATCACAGTGGATGCCTACGGCCGACATAAGGATATTTACA CTGACCCTGACTACAAGCTAAAGTGCATCGGCTACTGGAAGGAGAATCTCAAGTCTTACCTGATCACCTATGACGAGCTGGATCCCTTCTCCAAGTACAGATGTTGGGTGTACCAGAGGGCTGACCTCAACAGGGTGCTCATGTCCCAGAGTGTTGGTCCATTCTGTAACTTAGCCCAGACCGTCCTCAGTCCAGACAATGGTGCTGCGGTTATACTCAACATGGTGGAGTACGAGAGAGAAC ATGACCGTTGTCCCATGAACTTTGATGATGGATCTTACCCCTGGAAAGAACCTGGCTCCAACTTGCACATCTTTGAATTTCAGCCCACAGGTGTTGCAACCCTGACAACTACCTTGTCTGGAATGCTCTTGttcttgcttctctccttccacctcatACACTTAAGTTGA